From Aquipuribacter hungaricus:
ACCGCGACGTCCACGCCCTCGAGGCCCAGCCCCTGCACCCGCAGGACGAGCTGCTCCAGCACGTCGGGCACGAACACGGGCTCGCGCTGCACCGGGCCGACCTCGACCCCCCGGGTCACCGCCGTGAGGTCCTCGACGATGCGACCGAGCCGCTCGAGCTCGCGGCGCAGCACCTCGGCGGTCTCCCGGGCAGCGTCGGCGTCCCCGGGGCCGAACGCGGTGAACATCTCCAGGTGGCCCTGCGCCACGGCGAGCGGGGTCCGGAGCTCGTGCGAGACCGAGGCGAGCAGCTCGCGCCGCTGCTGCTCGGCCGCGGCGAGCCGGTCGACCATGCCGTTGAACTCGTGGGCCAGCGTGCCGACCTCGTCCATCCGCTCCGGCTCCGGCACCCGGCGGTGCTCCCCCGTGCCGGTCCCCCGCGCCGCGGCGGCCAGGTCCGCGACCGGGCGCAGCGCCCGCCCCATGGCCACCAGCAGCAGCACGGCGCCGACGAGCAGGCCGACGCCGCCGGCGAGCGCGATCCGCAGCAGGGCGTCGCGCGAGGCGGCGCGGCCCTCGGCCAGCGAGCCGTACACGCGCAGCTGGCCCAACGACGTGCCGTCGTCGGTGACCAGGTCGGAGGTGAGCACCCGCACCGGGCCCTGGTCGGTCGGGACCGTGACGACGGACCCCACCTCGCCGGCCGGCAGGGTGCCCGCGTCCCGCAGCCGGCGCAGCGCGGCCGGCCCGGCGGTGGTGACCAGCGGCGTGGGGCCCAGCACCACGGCGGTGAGGTGGACGTCGCTGCCGGGCTCGCCGGACAGCAGGCGGCGGCCCGCGAGACCGGCCTCGGCCGGCGAGAGCACCCCGTCGACCCCGGTGGCGGCGGCCAGCTCCCCGGGGACGTCCTCGGCGACGTCGCCGCGCACCTGCTCGAGCACCCGGTCCACGTCGTCGAGCTCGGCGGCGTCGATGAGCCGCCACGTCACCAGCGCGACCACCGCGAGCGTCACCGCCATGACGGCGAGCGCGACCACGGTGACGCGGACCTGCAGCCGGTCCCTCACCGGCGCACCCGGCTCACGCGGCGCACCTGGCTCACGCGACCAGCCGGTAGCCGGCGCCGCGGACGGTCTCGATGTGCGCGGCCCCGATCTTGCGGCGCAGGTGGCCGACGTACACCTCGACGACGTTGGACGCGCCGTCGAAGTCGTAGCCCCACACCTGGTCGAGCAGCTGCGCCTGGCTGAGCACCTGGCCGGGGTGCCGGAGCAGGACCTCCAGCAGGGAGAACTCCCGGGTCGACAGCGGCACCTGGCGCTCGCCGACCCGCACCTGCCGGGTCCGGACGTC
This genomic window contains:
- a CDS encoding HAMP domain-containing sensor histidine kinase, with protein sequence MRDRLQVRVTVVALAVMAVTLAVVALVTWRLIDAAELDDVDRVLEQVRGDVAEDVPGELAAATGVDGVLSPAEAGLAGRRLLSGEPGSDVHLTAVVLGPTPLVTTAGPAALRRLRDAGTLPAGEVGSVVTVPTDQGPVRVLTSDLVTDDGTSLGQLRVYGSLAEGRAASRDALLRIALAGGVGLLVGAVLLLVAMGRALRPVADLAAAARGTGTGEHRRVPEPERMDEVGTLAHEFNGMVDRLAAAEQQRRELLASVSHELRTPLAVAQGHLEMFTAFGPGDADAARETAEVLRRELERLGRIVEDLTAVTRGVEVGPVQREPVFVPDVLEQLVLRVQGLGLEGVDVAVAGAPPVVVVGDEDRLTQCLLALVINARTHTPAGTPVRVRAEEAGAGPTGRSTAGSTAAPAAHGPGAPGPAGPAVLLVVEDDGPGIDPEVLPRVFEPFVTTRPGGARRTSGLGLAVVRSLTEAQGGTVEVDPSWPGARVVLRLPVEQADDGSATMLP